From Anopheles darlingi chromosome 2, idAnoDarlMG_H_01, whole genome shotgun sequence, the proteins below share one genomic window:
- the LOC125951330 gene encoding multidrug resistance-associated protein 1-like isoform X1, producing MTFEDFCGGPFWDEAFVWDVDNPNLTFCFQRVILQWTPCLFLFVFSVYDIFKITESRYRDIPWNWFNLSKMLVIFLLMCMCWIDLGMVVSYKEEQKLSDVQILTAVFNALAYIDLLVLLFFMRKYGIRTSGTMFIFWFLRMFFGIIQLRTEVQLNDDRPNPIGSGDTVDFGEYQYVSYIIQYAFICLALVMELFPDKAPTVSFYPESKNPNPELKSSFFGKMLFLYFDSFAWRGFRKPLTMEDMYDINPQDSSRELVPPFDKYWDRSVANGRKKQIAADKKAGKPHIEYKPHSETNGSSLYAMVRAYGAPFWFAGMLQLAISGLQFASPYLMQEMMAVIALDGPVWKGLLLMFGLFLGSLLLALLNGQYFYNTFLSGFRIRTGLVSAIYRKALRISSAAKKDTTVGEIVNLMAVDAQRFFELTSYLHILWSGLLIIGLCIYLLYDILGAAVFAGLGVMVLITPVSGVIATKMRDAQVAQMKIKDDRVKKMNEILGGIKVLKLYAWEPSFQDNILTVRNEEIGILKRMAYYGAGIYFTFTIAPFLVTLVSFAVYVLVDEENILDPQTAFVSLALFNILRFPLGMLPMMVTFSMQAWVSVKRIDKFLNSAELDPSNVTHNKSDEALTIKDGTFSWGEETPTLKNINLSLRKGQLSAIVGTVGTGKSSLISALLGEMEKQSGIVNTDGTIAYVPQQAWIQNATLRDNILFGKSFDQQKYDKVIECCALGPDLAMLPGGDTTEIGEKGINLSGGQKQRVALARAVYADAEVYLFDDPLSAVDAHVGKHIFEKVIGPNGMLVGRSRLLVTHGISYLPFVENIFVIKDGEISESGSYQQLLDQKGAFAEFLTQHIQELDDEDEEEIKLIKETIKDEATQKIVQRTLSVRSSGSNGSQKKKRISRQESKASAKKEVPTIQNLDKAVLIEKEESATGAVTWTVYKKYISAIGFQFGFWSVVFSIINQGSGIYSSMWLTDWSEDPEAITDTSVRDMYLGVYGALGGVQSIALFIGSVLLALGCLKAAKESHEKLLESSMHMPMSFFDTTPLGRIINRFSKDVDVVDNILPATIRAWLLMLFSVIGVFVVIGISTPIFLAIVPPLLVIYYFVQRFYIETSRQLKRLESVTRSPIYSHFGESIGGQSTIRAYGQQDRFIKESEDRVDYNQLVTYPTILANRWLGVRLEMIGSLVILFAALFAILARDTIGQATVGLSISYALQISNVLSFLVRMTAEVETNIVAIERLEEYTVLPREAEWKKGTVDKAWPAEGKVEFKDYQIRYRDGLDLVIRGISLNVLGGEKIGIVGRTGAGKSSFTLGLFRIVEAAGGQIIIDGLDISQMGLHQLRSRLTIIPQDPVLFSGTLRMNVDPFNNFSDDQVWKALELSHLKTFVKGLTAGLAHEIAENGENLSVGQRQLVCLARAILRKTKVLILDEATAAVDLETDDLIQVNNKEHHEVLQDAYVLYYCLQKTIRTEFADCTILTIAHRLNTILDSDRVLVLDKGLVAECDSPQNLLANRETIFFSMAKNAGIVS from the exons ATGACCTTCGAGGATTTCTGTGGTGGTCCCTTTTGGGACGAAGCGTTCGTGTGGGATGTGGACAATCCCAACCTCACGTTCTGCTTCCAGCGCGTGATCCTACAGTGGACCCCctgtttgtttctgtttgtctTCTCAGTGTACGATATCTTCAAGATCACAGAGAGTCGCTACCGGGACATACCATGGAATTGGTTTAACCTGTCCAAGATGCTAGTTATCTTTCTGTTGATGTGCATGTGCTGGATTGATCTGGGCATGGTGGTGTCGTACAAGGAGGAACAGAAACTGTCCGATGTGCAAATACTAACCGCCGTCTTCAACGCCCTTGCCTAC ATCGATCTGTTAGTGTTACTGTTTTTCATGCGGAAGTACGGTATCCGTACTTCGGGCACGATGTTCATCTTCTGGTTCCTGCGAATGTTCTTCGGCATCATACAACTGCGGACTGAGGTGCAGCTCAACGACGATCGTCCTAACCCAATCGGATCCGGTGACACGGTTGATTTCGGGGAATATCAGTACGTCAGTTACATCATCCAGTATGCCTTCATCTGCTTGGCACTAGTAATGGAGCTGTTCCCCGATAAGGCACCGACCGTCAGCTTCTATCCGGAATCGAAAAATCCCAATCCCGAACTGAAGTCTAGCTTCTTCGGCAAGATGCTTTTCCTGTACTTTGACTCTTTCGCCTGGCGCGGATTCCGTAAACCTCTCACGATGGAAGATATGTACGACATCAACCCACAGGATTCTTCTCGTGAGCTGGTACCACCGTTCGATAAGTACTGGGACAGGAGCGTTGCCAACGGACGGAAGAAGCAGATTGCCGCGGACAAGAAGGCTGGAAAGCCCCACATTGAGTACAAACCGCACTCGGAGACTAATGGATCTTCACTGTATGCGATGGTTCGCGCGTATGGCGCACCATTCTGGTTCGCTGGAATGCTTCAACTTGCCATATCCGGGCTACAGTTTGCGTCGCCTTATCTCATGCA GGAGATGATGGCCGTTATTGCCCTGGATGGTCCTGTGTGGAAGggcttgttgttgatgtttggCCTGTTTCTGGGCTCGCTACTACTTGCGCTACTGAACGGTCAATACTTCTACAACACGTTCTTGAGTGGATTCCGCATCCGTACTGGCTTGGTGAGCGCGATCTATCGGAAGGCGCTTCGAATTTCGAGCGCAGCCAAAAAGGATACAACGGTCGGTGAGATCGTGAATCTGATGGCGGTGGATGCGCAGCGATTCTTTGAGCTGACCTCCTATCTACACATCCTGTGGTCTGGATTATTGATCATCGGTCTGTGCATTTACCTGCTGTACGACATTCTGGGCGCGGCAGTGTTCGCTGGACTCGGAGTCATGGTGCTGATCACACCTGTATCGGGGGTGATTGCAACTAAAATGCGCGATGCCCAGGTTGCTCAGATGAAGATCAAGGATGATCGTGTTAAGAAGATGAATGAGATTCTCGGCGGCATCAAGGTGCTTAAGCTGTACGCCTGGGAACCCAGTTTCCAGGATAATATCCTGACCGTACGTAACGAGGAGATTGGCATTCTCAAACGAATGGCCTACTACGGAGCGGGCATCtacttcaccttcaccatcgcACCTTTCCTCGTGacgctcgtttcgttcgccgTTTACGTGCTGGTCGACGAGGAGAACATTCTGGATCCACAAACCGCGTTCGTATCGCTGGCATTGTTCAACATTCTGCGATTTCCGCTTGGAATGCTGCCCATGATGGTGACGTTCTCGATGCAGGCTTGGGTGTCTGTGAAGCGTATCGATAAATTCCTCAATAGTGCCGAGCTCGATCCCAGCAATGTGACGCACAACAAGAGCGATGAAGCCCTGACCATCAAGGATGGTACGTTCTCCTGGGGCGAGGAAACTCCAACGCTGAAGAACATCAATCTATCATTGCGAAAGGGACAACTGTCTGCGATTGTGGGAACGGTAGGCACTGGCAAAAGTTCCTTGATATCAGCGTTGCTTGGTGAAATGGAGAAACAAAGTGGAATCGTTAACACCGATGGAACTATTGCTTACGTTCCACAGCAGGCCTGGATCCAGAACGCAACCCTTCGGGATAATATTCTGTTTGGCAAGTCGTTCGATCAGCAAAAGTATGATAAAGTGATCGAGTGCTGTGCATTGGGCCCTGATTTGGCTATGCTCCCAGGAGGCGACACGACCGAGATCGGTGAAAAGGGAATCAATTTGTCTGGTGGTCAGAAGCAGCGTGTTGCCTTAGCTCGTGCTGTCTATGCTGATGCCGAGGTCTACTTATTCGACGATCCACTCAGTGCTGTAGATGCTCACGTCGGAAAGCACATCTTCGAGAAGGTGATTGGACCCAATGGTATGCTCGTAGGACGATCGCGTCTGTTAGTTACCCACGGTATATCGTACCTTCCATTCGTGGAGAACATCTTCGTAATCAAGGATGGAGAGATCTCTGAGAGTGGATCTTACCA ACAACTTCTCGACCAGAAGGGTGCCTTCGCCGAGTTCCTCACGCAGCATATTCAAGAGctggacgacgaggatgaagaaG AAATTAAATTGATCAAAGAGACGATCAAGGACGAAGCGACCCAGAAGATCGTACAGCGCACACTATCGGTACGATCCAGTGGAAGCAATGGTAGTCAAAAGAAGAAACGTATCAGCCGACAGGAATCGAAGGCGAGCGCCAAAAAGGAAGTTCCTACGATACAGAATCTGGACAAGGCCGTGCTGATTGAGAAGGAAGAATCGGCCACCGGTGCTGTGACCTGGACCGTCTACAAGAAGTATATCAGTGCGATCGGGTTCCAGTTTGGATTCTGGTCGGTCGTgttcagcatcatcaatcaGGGCAGTGGCATCTACTCCAGCATGTGGTTAACAGATTGGTCCGAGGATCCGGAAGCAATCACCGACACGTCCGTCCGTGACATGTACCTCGGTGTTTACGGTGCACTTGGTGGCGTTCAATCGATTGCCTTATTCATAGGATCAGTATTGCTGGCTCTCGGTTGTTTGAAGGCAGCAAAAGAGTCACACGAAAAGTTGTTGGAAAGCTCGATGCACATGCCGATGTCCTTCTTCGACACAACTCCACTTGGGCGCATCATCAACCGTTTCTCCAAAGATGTGGATGTCGTGGATAACATTCTGCCCGCGACCATTCGTGCctggttgctgatgctgttcagtgtgatcggtgtgtttgtggtgattGGCATTTCCACACCGATTTTCCTTGCCATCGTACCTCCACTGCTGGTAATCTATTACTTTGTGCAACGATTTTACATCGAAACGTCTCGTCAGCTCAAGCGACTCGAGTCAGTCACTAGAAGTCCAATCTACTCCCACTTTGGTGAAAGTATCGGTGGCCAGTCGACTATCCGAGCGTACGGGCAGCAGGATCGTTTTATCAAGGAATCTGAAGACCGCGTGGACTACAACCAGCTGGTGACTTATCCAACGATTTTGGCGAACCGATGGTTAGGTGTGCGTCTAGAAATGATCGGTAGCTTGGTGATTCTGTTTGCGGCCCTCTTTGCTATTCTTGCACGTGACACCATTGGTCAGGCGACGGTTGGACTGTCGATTAGTTACGCTCTTCAAATCTCGAACGTACTCAGCTTCCTAGTCCGGATGACGGCTGAAGTCGAAACGAACATTGTGGCCATCGAACGATTGGAGGAGTACACGGTGCTACCCCGAGAGGCCGAGTGGAAGAAGGGAACCGTCGACAAAGCATGGCCGGCGGAAGGAAAGGTTGAATTTAAGGACTATCAAATCAGATACCGCGACGGACTCGACCTGGTGATTCGGGGTATTTCTCTCAACGTTTTGGGAGGTGAGAAGATCGGTATCGTGGGCCGTACTGGAGCAGGAAAGTCCAGTTTTACACTTGGTCTCTTCAG AATCGTTGAAGCGgccggtggacaaatcatcatcgatggtcTCGACATTTCCCAGATGGGTCTTCACCAGCTGCGAAGCCGGTTGACCATCATCCCCCAGGATCCGGTGCTGTTCTCCGGTACTCTCCGAATGAACGTTGATCCGTTCAACAATTTTAGCGATGATCAGGTGTGGAAGGCTCTTGAGCTATCACATTTGAAAACGTTCGTCAAGGGTCTTACGGCAGGGTTGGCTCACGAGATTGCAGAAAACGGCGAGAATCTTTCGGTCGGCCAGCGGCAGCTTGTGTGTCTTGCCAGAGCTATCCTGCGCAAAACGAAGGTGTTGATCTTGGACGAAGCGACGGCAGCGGTGGATTTGGAAACGGATGATTTGATTCAGGTGAACAACAAGGAGCACCATGAAGTATTGCAAGATGCTTATGTTCTTTATTACTGTTTGCAGAAAACAATCCGGACGGAGTTCGCCGACTGCACGATCCTTACGATCGCCCATCGTTTGAACACAATCCTTGACTCGGAtcgggtgctggtgctcgatAAGGGACTGGTGGCTGAGTGTGATTCGCCGCAGAATTTACTCGCAAACagggaaaccattttcttcAGCATGGCAAAGAACGCTGGTATCGTTAGCTAG
- the LOC125951330 gene encoding multidrug resistance-associated protein 1-like isoform X3 — MTFEDFCGGPFWDEAFVWDVDNPNLTFCFQRVILQWTPCLFLFVFSVYDIFKITESRYRDIPWNWFNLSKMLVIFLLMCMCWIDLGMVVSYKEEQKLSDVQILTAVFNALAYIDLLVLLFFMRKYGIRTSGTMFIFWFLRMFFGIIQLRTEVQLNDDRPNPIGSGDTVDFGEYQYVSYIIQYAFICLALVMELFPDKAPTVSFYPESKNPNPELKSSFFGKMLFLYFDSFAWRGFRKPLTMEDMYDINPQDSSRELVPPFDKYWDRSVANGRKKQIAADKKAGKPHIEYKPHSETNGSSLYAMVRAYGAPFWFAGMLQLAISGLQFASPYLMQEMMAVIALDGPVWKGLLLMFGLFLGSLLLALLNGQYFYNTFLSGFRIRTGLVSAIYRKALRISSAAKKDTTVGEIVNLMAVDAQRFFELTSYLHILWSGLLIIGLCIYLLYDILGAAVFAGLGVMVLITPVSGVIATKMRDAQVAQMKIKDDRVKKMNEILGGIKVLKLYAWEPSFQDNILTVRNEEIGILKRMAYYGAGIYFTFTIAPFLVTLVSFAVYVLVDEENILDPQTAFVSLALFNILRFPLGMLPMMVTFSMQAWVSVKRIDKFLNSAELDPSNVTHNKSDEALTIKDGTFSWGEETPTLKNINLSLRKGQLSAIVGTVGTGKSSLISALLGEMEKQSGIVNTDGTIAYVPQQAWIQNATLRDNILFGKSFDQQKYDKVIECCALGPDLAMLPGGDTTEIGEKGINLSGGQKQRVALARAVYADAEVYLFDDPLSAVDAHVGKHIFEKVIGPNGMLVGRSRLLVTHGISYLPFVENIFVIKDGEISESGSYQQLLDQKGAFAEFLTQHIQELDDEDEEEIKLIKETIKDEATQKIVQRTLSVRSSGSNGSQKKKRISRQESKASAKKEVPTIQNLDKAVLIEKEESATGAVTWTVYKKYISAIGFQFGFWSVVFSIINQGSGIYSSMWLTDWSEDPEAITDTSVRDMYLGVYGALGGVQSIALFIGSVLLALGCLKAAKESHEKLLESSMHMPMSFFDTTPLGRIINRFSKDVDVVDNILPATIRAWLLMLFSVIGVFVVIGISTPIFLAIVPPLLVIYYFVQRFYIETSRQLKRLESVTRSPIYSHFGESIGGQSTIRAYGQQDRFIKESEDRVDYNQLVTYPTILANRWLGVRLEMIGSLVILFAALFAILARDTIGQATVGLSISYALQISNVLSFLVRMTAEVETNIVAIERLEEYTVLPREAEWKKGTVDKAWPAEGKVEFKDYQIRYRDGLDLVIRGISLNVLGGEKIGIVGRTGAGKSSFTLGLFRIVEAAGGQIIIDGLDISQMGLHQLRSRLTIIPQDPVLFSGTLRMNVDPFNNFSDDQVWKALELSHLKTFVKGLTAGLAHEIAENGENLSVGQRQLVCLARAILRKTKVLILDEATAAVDLETDDLIQKTIRTEFADCTILTIAHRLNTILDSDRVLVLDKGLVAECDSPQNLLANRETIFFSMAKNAGIVS; from the exons ATGACCTTCGAGGATTTCTGTGGTGGTCCCTTTTGGGACGAAGCGTTCGTGTGGGATGTGGACAATCCCAACCTCACGTTCTGCTTCCAGCGCGTGATCCTACAGTGGACCCCctgtttgtttctgtttgtctTCTCAGTGTACGATATCTTCAAGATCACAGAGAGTCGCTACCGGGACATACCATGGAATTGGTTTAACCTGTCCAAGATGCTAGTTATCTTTCTGTTGATGTGCATGTGCTGGATTGATCTGGGCATGGTGGTGTCGTACAAGGAGGAACAGAAACTGTCCGATGTGCAAATACTAACCGCCGTCTTCAACGCCCTTGCCTAC ATCGATCTGTTAGTGTTACTGTTTTTCATGCGGAAGTACGGTATCCGTACTTCGGGCACGATGTTCATCTTCTGGTTCCTGCGAATGTTCTTCGGCATCATACAACTGCGGACTGAGGTGCAGCTCAACGACGATCGTCCTAACCCAATCGGATCCGGTGACACGGTTGATTTCGGGGAATATCAGTACGTCAGTTACATCATCCAGTATGCCTTCATCTGCTTGGCACTAGTAATGGAGCTGTTCCCCGATAAGGCACCGACCGTCAGCTTCTATCCGGAATCGAAAAATCCCAATCCCGAACTGAAGTCTAGCTTCTTCGGCAAGATGCTTTTCCTGTACTTTGACTCTTTCGCCTGGCGCGGATTCCGTAAACCTCTCACGATGGAAGATATGTACGACATCAACCCACAGGATTCTTCTCGTGAGCTGGTACCACCGTTCGATAAGTACTGGGACAGGAGCGTTGCCAACGGACGGAAGAAGCAGATTGCCGCGGACAAGAAGGCTGGAAAGCCCCACATTGAGTACAAACCGCACTCGGAGACTAATGGATCTTCACTGTATGCGATGGTTCGCGCGTATGGCGCACCATTCTGGTTCGCTGGAATGCTTCAACTTGCCATATCCGGGCTACAGTTTGCGTCGCCTTATCTCATGCA GGAGATGATGGCCGTTATTGCCCTGGATGGTCCTGTGTGGAAGggcttgttgttgatgtttggCCTGTTTCTGGGCTCGCTACTACTTGCGCTACTGAACGGTCAATACTTCTACAACACGTTCTTGAGTGGATTCCGCATCCGTACTGGCTTGGTGAGCGCGATCTATCGGAAGGCGCTTCGAATTTCGAGCGCAGCCAAAAAGGATACAACGGTCGGTGAGATCGTGAATCTGATGGCGGTGGATGCGCAGCGATTCTTTGAGCTGACCTCCTATCTACACATCCTGTGGTCTGGATTATTGATCATCGGTCTGTGCATTTACCTGCTGTACGACATTCTGGGCGCGGCAGTGTTCGCTGGACTCGGAGTCATGGTGCTGATCACACCTGTATCGGGGGTGATTGCAACTAAAATGCGCGATGCCCAGGTTGCTCAGATGAAGATCAAGGATGATCGTGTTAAGAAGATGAATGAGATTCTCGGCGGCATCAAGGTGCTTAAGCTGTACGCCTGGGAACCCAGTTTCCAGGATAATATCCTGACCGTACGTAACGAGGAGATTGGCATTCTCAAACGAATGGCCTACTACGGAGCGGGCATCtacttcaccttcaccatcgcACCTTTCCTCGTGacgctcgtttcgttcgccgTTTACGTGCTGGTCGACGAGGAGAACATTCTGGATCCACAAACCGCGTTCGTATCGCTGGCATTGTTCAACATTCTGCGATTTCCGCTTGGAATGCTGCCCATGATGGTGACGTTCTCGATGCAGGCTTGGGTGTCTGTGAAGCGTATCGATAAATTCCTCAATAGTGCCGAGCTCGATCCCAGCAATGTGACGCACAACAAGAGCGATGAAGCCCTGACCATCAAGGATGGTACGTTCTCCTGGGGCGAGGAAACTCCAACGCTGAAGAACATCAATCTATCATTGCGAAAGGGACAACTGTCTGCGATTGTGGGAACGGTAGGCACTGGCAAAAGTTCCTTGATATCAGCGTTGCTTGGTGAAATGGAGAAACAAAGTGGAATCGTTAACACCGATGGAACTATTGCTTACGTTCCACAGCAGGCCTGGATCCAGAACGCAACCCTTCGGGATAATATTCTGTTTGGCAAGTCGTTCGATCAGCAAAAGTATGATAAAGTGATCGAGTGCTGTGCATTGGGCCCTGATTTGGCTATGCTCCCAGGAGGCGACACGACCGAGATCGGTGAAAAGGGAATCAATTTGTCTGGTGGTCAGAAGCAGCGTGTTGCCTTAGCTCGTGCTGTCTATGCTGATGCCGAGGTCTACTTATTCGACGATCCACTCAGTGCTGTAGATGCTCACGTCGGAAAGCACATCTTCGAGAAGGTGATTGGACCCAATGGTATGCTCGTAGGACGATCGCGTCTGTTAGTTACCCACGGTATATCGTACCTTCCATTCGTGGAGAACATCTTCGTAATCAAGGATGGAGAGATCTCTGAGAGTGGATCTTACCA ACAACTTCTCGACCAGAAGGGTGCCTTCGCCGAGTTCCTCACGCAGCATATTCAAGAGctggacgacgaggatgaagaaG AAATTAAATTGATCAAAGAGACGATCAAGGACGAAGCGACCCAGAAGATCGTACAGCGCACACTATCGGTACGATCCAGTGGAAGCAATGGTAGTCAAAAGAAGAAACGTATCAGCCGACAGGAATCGAAGGCGAGCGCCAAAAAGGAAGTTCCTACGATACAGAATCTGGACAAGGCCGTGCTGATTGAGAAGGAAGAATCGGCCACCGGTGCTGTGACCTGGACCGTCTACAAGAAGTATATCAGTGCGATCGGGTTCCAGTTTGGATTCTGGTCGGTCGTgttcagcatcatcaatcaGGGCAGTGGCATCTACTCCAGCATGTGGTTAACAGATTGGTCCGAGGATCCGGAAGCAATCACCGACACGTCCGTCCGTGACATGTACCTCGGTGTTTACGGTGCACTTGGTGGCGTTCAATCGATTGCCTTATTCATAGGATCAGTATTGCTGGCTCTCGGTTGTTTGAAGGCAGCAAAAGAGTCACACGAAAAGTTGTTGGAAAGCTCGATGCACATGCCGATGTCCTTCTTCGACACAACTCCACTTGGGCGCATCATCAACCGTTTCTCCAAAGATGTGGATGTCGTGGATAACATTCTGCCCGCGACCATTCGTGCctggttgctgatgctgttcagtgtgatcggtgtgtttgtggtgattGGCATTTCCACACCGATTTTCCTTGCCATCGTACCTCCACTGCTGGTAATCTATTACTTTGTGCAACGATTTTACATCGAAACGTCTCGTCAGCTCAAGCGACTCGAGTCAGTCACTAGAAGTCCAATCTACTCCCACTTTGGTGAAAGTATCGGTGGCCAGTCGACTATCCGAGCGTACGGGCAGCAGGATCGTTTTATCAAGGAATCTGAAGACCGCGTGGACTACAACCAGCTGGTGACTTATCCAACGATTTTGGCGAACCGATGGTTAGGTGTGCGTCTAGAAATGATCGGTAGCTTGGTGATTCTGTTTGCGGCCCTCTTTGCTATTCTTGCACGTGACACCATTGGTCAGGCGACGGTTGGACTGTCGATTAGTTACGCTCTTCAAATCTCGAACGTACTCAGCTTCCTAGTCCGGATGACGGCTGAAGTCGAAACGAACATTGTGGCCATCGAACGATTGGAGGAGTACACGGTGCTACCCCGAGAGGCCGAGTGGAAGAAGGGAACCGTCGACAAAGCATGGCCGGCGGAAGGAAAGGTTGAATTTAAGGACTATCAAATCAGATACCGCGACGGACTCGACCTGGTGATTCGGGGTATTTCTCTCAACGTTTTGGGAGGTGAGAAGATCGGTATCGTGGGCCGTACTGGAGCAGGAAAGTCCAGTTTTACACTTGGTCTCTTCAG AATCGTTGAAGCGgccggtggacaaatcatcatcgatggtcTCGACATTTCCCAGATGGGTCTTCACCAGCTGCGAAGCCGGTTGACCATCATCCCCCAGGATCCGGTGCTGTTCTCCGGTACTCTCCGAATGAACGTTGATCCGTTCAACAATTTTAGCGATGATCAGGTGTGGAAGGCTCTTGAGCTATCACATTTGAAAACGTTCGTCAAGGGTCTTACGGCAGGGTTGGCTCACGAGATTGCAGAAAACGGCGAGAATCTTTCGGTCGGCCAGCGGCAGCTTGTGTGTCTTGCCAGAGCTATCCTGCGCAAAACGAAGGTGTTGATCTTGGACGAAGCGACGGCAGCGGTGGATTTGGAAACGGATGATTTGATTCAG AAAACAATCCGGACGGAGTTCGCCGACTGCACGATCCTTACGATCGCCCATCGTTTGAACACAATCCTTGACTCGGAtcgggtgctggtgctcgatAAGGGACTGGTGGCTGAGTGTGATTCGCCGCAGAATTTACTCGCAAACagggaaaccattttcttcAGCATGGCAAAGAACGCTGGTATCGTTAGCTAG